The stretch of DNA GTCTCAGCCGGTGACTGATTCGCTGGAGCCGGTTGCTCCCCGCGCTCCGGTCCCCGTTCGGGGCCGTCGTCGCTCTCCTCGCCATCGCCGCCGTCGCTCGCGTCGTCTGCCGCCTCGTGGTCGCCACCTTCGTCTCCTTCCCCGGCTTCGGGTTCCAGATCGCTCTCATCGCCGTCGCCGTCACCGTCACCGTCATCGTTGTCCCCGTCACCCTCGCTGTCGGCCTCATCCGGCGATTCCTCGTCGAAGCGGTCCTCGAGCAGATCGTCCAGATCCGGTTCGTCCTCGAAGGGGGTGCTCCGGAGCCGGTGAGGGAGCGTGTACGTCGCCGCCTCATGGATGTCCGACTCGATGACCGTCTCGCGGCCCTCGAGTGCGGCCAGCGTCATGGCGGTTCGAGCCGTCGCGACGTCGCCCCGGTGACCGTCGACGCCGGCTGCGAGACAGAGGTCGGCGATCTCGGCTTTGAAATCGTTCGGGAGCTCGACGTTTGCGAGGCGCTCGCGGGCCGCCGCGAGGTCGTCACGAAGGGCTGCAACCTCGTCGGCGTACGCTGTCGCTGGATCCGGATCGCTGCCTGGTCCGTCGTCGAGGTCGAGCGTCCGATCGATAATCTCGACGCGGTCGTCAATCTCGCGACAGCCCTCGACGGTGGCCTGCAGCGCGAAGCGATCGCGCAGTTGGGGCCGAAGTTCGCCTTCTTCGGGGTTCATCGTCCCGATCAGAGTGAAGTCCGCCGGGTGGGAGACGCTGATCCCGTCGCGTTCGACGGTGTTGACGCCGCTGGCGGCCGCATCGAGGATCACGTCGACGAGGTGGTCGTCCAGCAGGTTGACCTCGTCGACGTAGAGAATCCCGCGGTTCGCGCGGGCCAGCAAGCCGGGATCGAAGTCGGCCTCGCCGGCCAGCGCGTCCTCGACCGAGAGGGTGCCGACGACGCGGTCTCGCGTCGCACCGAGCGGGAGAGTGACGAGCGGAACGGGTCGCGTCTCGACCGGTAACTCCTCGGGGTCGCGCTCGCGGCAGTCCTCGCACTGCTGGCTCGAGTCGTCGGGCGAACACCCATATGGACAGTCGGCGACGGCCCGCTGTTCGGGCAGGAGATCGACAAGCGCCCGTACCGCGGTGGATTTTGCGGTCCCTTTCTCGCCCGTGATCAGGGCACCGTCGAGGCCGTCGTTGGCCGCGACGGCGAGCAACACTCGTTTCAGCTCGTCCTGTCCGACGATCGCCGGAAAGGGGAGTGACGACAGCTTTTTGCCCCCGGCGTTTGCAACCATACTTGCGCTAATACAATAGAGGTTTAAAAGTACGATGACACGGATCGGGATCTATACTGCGACGGAAAACGAACTCGGCTCGATCGGACAGGCCGCCGAGCGCCTCGAGGGGATCGAGCTGGTCGTCCGCTCGGAGAGCGACCTCGACGAGGAAGCCGACGTCGAGGAGTTCGTCGAGGAATTGCGCGACGCCGCGGCAGCGATTTTCTGGCTGCATGGGGCCGAAGACAGCATGCCGGGCTACGACTACGCGACGGGCGCGCTCGAGGACGCGGGCGTCCCGCTGATCGTCAAGGCGACCGGCGACGCCTACGCCGTCGAGGACACGACGGTCGCGACTGAGCACCGCGAGCTGGCCTACGACTATCTCGAGAAGGGCGGCACGATCAACGTCGCGAACCTGTGTCGGTTCCTCGCTGCCGAGTACGAGGGCCGGGACGTCGACTACGACGAGCCCGCCGAACTCCCAACGGAGGGCGTCTACCACCCCGATCATCCGGGGATCGAGTACGAGGAGCTGCTCGCGACCCACGACCCGGACAGGCCGACGGTCGCGGTCTGGTTCTACGAGTCCCACTGGACCCACGAGAACACCCGCTATGTCGACGCGCAGGTCCGCGCGCTCGAGGAACAGGGTGCCAACGCCCTGCCGATCTTCTGCAATCCGGCGACGGATACGGACGAACAGGAAGACGCCGAGTGGGTGACCGACAACTGGCTCTTGGACGATGCGGGCAAGCCGGTCGTCGACGCCGTACTCTCCTCGTTTATGTTCTCGCTGTCGATGGACGAGCGTGGCCGCAGTGCCGATGACGAAGGCAGTTCTGCAGAGGACGTTTTCCTCGACCGACTCGGCGTGCCAGTCCTGCAGACGGTCACCACGATGCGCTCGCGGTCGCGCTACGAGTCCAGCGATACGGGCGTGATGGGATTCGAACTCGCCCTTTCGGTCGCGCTGCCGGAGTTCGACGGCAACGTGATTACGCACCCGATTTCCGGCAAAGAGCGCACCGACGACGAGGCCGGTATCGGCTCCGCGCCGAAACACCACTTCCCGATCGAGGATCGAATCGACCACGCCACGCGGCTGGCCGTCAACTGGGCCGAACTGCGACATACACCAAACGAGGACAAGCAAGTCGCCGTCGTCCTCCACAACTACCCGCCGAGCGACGACGGGATCGGGACCGCGTTCGGCCTCGACTCGCCTGAGTCGACCGTGAACCTGCTCGAGGAACTCGACGCTCGCGGCTACGATTTAGGCGACGATATGCCCGAGGACGGCCAGACGCTCGTCGAGAAACTGACCGCCCAGCTCACGCTCGAGGATCGCTGGGTCGCACCGGAAGACGTCCGCGATCTCTCGGTCGACGTGGTTGCGCCGGACACCTACGCGGACTGGTTCAGCAACACCGACGAGCGCTTCCAGGAGAACATCATCGAGGAGTGGGGCGAGGTCCCCGACCGACCGTTCGCGATCCCCGGTGTCGAGTTCGGCAACGTCCTCGTCACCGTCCAGCCGCCACGCGGGTTCGGGATGGACCCTTCGAAGGTCTACCACGACTCGGACCTGCAGCCACCACACGACTACTACGCGTTCTACGGCTGGCTCCGGAACACGTTCGAGGCAGATGGCGTCGTGCATCTCGGAACCCATGGGAGCCTCGAGTGGCTCCCCGGCAAGACGGTCGGCCTGAACGGCGCGAGCGCGCCCGACCAGCTGATCGACGACATTCCGAACGTCTACCCGTACATCGTCAACAACCCCGGTGAGGGGACCCAGGCCAAACGCCGCTCGTATGCCGCCATCGTCGACTACCTCACGCCGGTCATGCGAAATGCTGGGACGTACGACGAACTCTCTGAACTCGAGGAACTGGCCAACCAGTACCGGGAGGCAGGGATGGAAGACGCCCGCGCCGACGACGGCGAGCATCTCGAGACGCTCATTCGAGAGAAAGTCGCGGACCTCGATCTCGCAGTCGAACTCGGTATTGCGGGCACGATCGACGAAAAAGCCGACGTTCGTGGACCCGACGAGGCCGGCACCACGCTCGCCGAGGGCGACGTGGACGGCGACGACCTCGCGATCGATGACCTCGTCGAACGCGTCCACGAGTATCTCACTGACGTGAAGACGACCCAGATCCGGCTGGGACTGCACACGATGTCCGAGCCGCCGCAAGGCGAGCGCCTCGTGGAGTACCTCGTCGCGCTCACGCGCCTCGAGAACCCCGGTTCGCCGAGCCTGCGCGAGAGCGTAGCCGGTGCGCTCGGTGTCGACTACGAGACGATGCTTGACTCGCCGGGCACCTACGACGACGACCTGGGCATGACCTACGCCGAGGCCGCCGATATCGTCTACGAGACCAGCGTCGACCTGCTCGAGACGCTGGCCGCACACGACTTCGACGTGCCGGTCTCCGAACTCGAGGGCGGGCCGGACGACGAGGTCAACATCAACCTCATGATCGTCGACCTCGAGACGATCGGCGACGCGAAGGCCAAACCGGGTGCCCACGACGACCTGCGCGAAGTGCTGGCGTACGTCTGCGAAGAGGCTCAGCCGCGCGTGCAGGGAGCCGAAGACGAGATTCCGCGCACCGCCGACGCGCTGTCCGGCGAGTACGTGCCGCCGGGCGGGTCGGGTGCACCCACCCGCGGCGGCGTCGACCTGCTGCCGACCGCGCGGAACTTCTACACGCTCGACCCGCGGAAGGTGCCCGCGAAGGCTGCCTGGCAGGTCGGGAAGGAAGTGGCGGAGGGGGTCCTCGAGCGCCACCACGACGAGAACGACGAGTACCCCGAGGAGATCGGTGTCGTCGCGTGGGGAACCCCAACCGTGCGCACGCGCGGTGAGACGATCGCCCAGGTGCTCGCGATGATGGGCGTCGAGCCCCAGTGGACCGATGCCGGTCGGATCGACGACGTCGAGCCGATCCCGCTCGAGGAACTCGATCGGCCGCGGATCGACGTGACGACGCGCGTCTCCGGGCTGTTCCGCGACGCGTTCCCCGCGGCGGCAGGCGTCATCCACGACGCTGTCGACGCGGTCGTCGATCTCGACGAACCCCACGAGATGAACTACGTGAAGAAACACGTCGAGGAGGAGGCAGAGGAGTTGCAGGACGAGGAAGACCTCGACGAGAGCGACGCGCGAAAAGCAGCGAAACACCGCGTCTTCACGACCACACCCGGCGGCTACGGTGCCGGGACGAACAAGGCCGTCGACGAAGGGAACTGGGACGACCGCTCGGACCTCGCGAGCGTCTACGTCCAGTGGGGCGGCTACGCGATGGGGTCGCGCGGTCGCGTCTCGGACGCCCACGACGCCTTCGAGCGCCGGCTATCGAGCGTCGACGCCACCGTCAAACTCGAGGACACGATGGAGCAAGACGAGTTCGACTCCTCGGACTGGTATGCCTTCCACGGCGGCTTCATCTCAGCCGTCTCCGAGATCTCGGGCGAGGAACCGGCTTCCTACGTCGGCGACTCCTCGGATCCGGACAACGTGGACGTCTACACCAACGAGGAGAAGGTCCGCAAGGCCATGCGCTCGCGCGTGCTCAACCCCGACTGGCTCGAGTCCATGGAGGAACACGGCTACAAGGGCGCGGGCGATCTCTCGACGACGGTCGACGTGACGCTTGGCTGGGACGCCACCACCGGTGTCGTCTCGGACACCCTTTGGGAGGAGGTCGCCGAGAAGTTCGCCTTCGACGAGGAGCGCCAGGAGTGGATGCGCGACGTGAACCCGTGGGCGCTCGAGTCCATCACGGATACCTTGCTCGAGGCCATCGACCGGGATCTCTGGGACGCCGACGACGAGACGATCGACCGACTGCGCGATATAAATCTCGAGGTCGAAGGCGATCTCGAGGCACAGACGACCAACGAGGCCGTCGGCGCGGAGGTGACTACCGATGATTAACGAAGATGTTCGTCCGAGAGCCGATATGCGAGCCACGGAGAGTGATACCCGATGAGCGACAGTCAGGAGTTCGAGAAGGAGTACGCCGATCTGGGCGCAACGACACAGAACGCGATGGACATCGCGGAGACGAGCATGGACATCGTCCGGCAGTTCGTGCCGGACGAGACGCTCGCGGACCGGGTTCGACAGAAGTCGGTGCACTCGATGGGCGACATCGAGTTCCAGCATCTGATCGAGTTCACCGGCGGTGACGACCTCGGCGACGACGAGGATGCTCCCGTCCGAGCGGGCGCGCGAGCCGTCCTCGAGGAGGCGACCATCGTCACGGACATCACGATGTCGAAAGCGGGCATCACCGGCCGCGGCCACAACTGCGAGAAGCGCAAGGCGATCGGTAACGGGACCGAACTGGCGAAGGAGACGGGAATGACCCGGACCGCCGCCTCGGTGCTCGAACTAGACAAGCAGGGCGTCTACGACGGCGCGATCGCGACGATCGGTAACGCGCCGACGGCTGCGTTCGCACTTGCCGACTGTATCGAAAACGGTACCCGGCCGACCGCCATCGTCGCGACGCCGGTCGGCTTCGTCAAAGCAGAGGAGAGCCGCCAGCGCATCCGCGAGGTCAGTGAGGAGTACGACGTGCCGGCGATTACAAACGTCGGTCGCCGCGGCGGGAGCGGACTCGCCGCCGCGCTGACGAACGAACTGATCCACGTCGCCAAAGACGTGCGAACGGACGACCTCGAGCTAGACCTGACGGCTGCCGATCGGGCATCGCTGGAGGACGAATGAGCGACGAGTACGACCTCGATGCCGGGCCGGACCCGGCGACGTTCGCAGCCGCAACGGCGGAGCCAGACATCGATGAAGCGGCGGACGATCCCGTCTACGCCGTCGGCGTCGGTCCCGGGAATCAGGAGTATCTTACCCCGCGGGGCGAACGCGCGATCCGCGAGGCCGACGTCGTCGTCGGCTTCACGACGGTCGTGGAGTTCGTCGAAGACCTGACCGACGCCGACCTACTGACCTGCGGGTACAAAGACGAAGCCGAAGCACTCGAGGAATTCGGCGAGCGCGTCGCTGCCGGCGAATCGGGTACTGCGGTCGCGATGGGCGATCCGAATCATTCTGGGTATCAGTTCGTCGGGAAGGTACAGGACGCTGTAGAACAGGCTTCTACAAGCCCTGACTCGCAAGCTCGTCAGGACGCGGTCGAGTCCGAGGACCCCGAGATTCCGGTTCGCGTAATTCCGGGCATTTCGGCGATCCAGATGGCCGCCAGCCGCGCCCGGACGCCGATGGAGGACACGGAGTTCGTCACGCTGCACAAAAGCGGCGACCTCGAGTCCGACATGGATCGCCTCGTCGATGCCGTCACGGACGACGAGCGCCATCTGCTCACGTTGCCCCGGCCCTACGACCGGATGCCCGGCGACATCGCCGCTACCTTACTCGAGGCGGGTGCCGACCCCGACCTCGAGGCGCTGGTGCTCGAGAAGCTGACTCACGACAAGGAGGAGATCCATCGGTTCACGCTGGGGGGGCTCTCGGAACACGCCGGCGGGAACGGACCCGACGAGACGCCGTTTTCCGATCTGGTCGTGCTCGCGGTTCGACAGCCGGTGTAGTCGCCGCTGTCGTAGCGGGTCGTATCAGCAGTTTTCTCCGGTGGCCGACGAATAAGCGGGACGGACTCACGGCGATCGCAGCGCGAACGTACGTGACGGACCCGACGCTCACCGGCCCAGTGTACCGGAGGTGTTTTATGGCGGCCCAAGAGAGGTGCGGGTAGACGGCACGGTCAGACAGTTACCTTTCAGCGCCCGTGGTTTCCACGTGCGTTCACCTGCTGACCTACCCCGTCTTTCCAACATCCACGAGCGGTTGCTATTGCGATCGCGAAAATACCGACAACCAGCCAGAGACCTGTTTCTATTGCACAGCCACGGCGTCGTCCTCGAGCAACGTCTCGAGGTTCTCCAGAGCTCGGAGGCTGACCGGCGTGTATCCGGCCTGATGGAGCGGCAGTTCGAACGCGACCCGGCAGCGCCCATCGCCGAGGTCGTCGACGCGATGACCGGCGGCCGGAATCCCGGTCACGCGCCAGGTCCACCGCCGCTCCGTACACGACGTGATCTCGAAAGGGACCCAGACGCCAGGCAGTCTAACTCGGCCGGTCGTTCCGGTTCGGATCCGGCGATCCGTCGACTCGACGCCGTGGATCGTCGGCGACCAGTCGGGCCATGTCGTGGTGTCGATAAGTGCGTCCCAGGCGACCCCTGCGGGGATGGACATCACGTGCGAGACCTCGAGCCGACGGCCGTCCGGCGTTCGCGTGGTCCGAACTCGAGTCATATCTCATACTACGCGGGCCCGACGTATGTGGGTTGCTGCGAGCACAGGATGGTCGACAGCCGCCTCGAACCGGAGCGATCGTCGCTCGACGATCAGTTCGGTGGCTGTCGGGCCGGACTCGATCTACCGACCGATAACATTCACGATCGGTTATGTGTCATGACGGCAGATGCTAAACGCTTAGTTCCTCTAGAGGCGCGTACCTGATAATGAACACGCCCGATTCGCCCGATCAGCCGCAACCAGACCGCGATCCCCCCGAACAGGAACAGGTTAGAGAGGCAGTCGAGCGCTCACGGAGTGGCGCTCCAGCGGTCGGTGCGGTCGTCCGCGATCGCTTCTCCTCCGACGAGATCTTCCAGCGGATCGTCGCCGCGGCCGACGAGGAGATTACCTCCGGGAGTCGCGAACTGTTCTTCAGCGGCCTCGCCGCCGGCTTCGCGATCACCATCACCTTCCTGTTGTACGCGTCGCTAACGGCGTCGACCGACGGGCATCCGATCCTGAGCAAGCTCCTGTACCCGCTTGGTTTCATCTACATCATCATCGGCGGCTACCAGCTCTACACTGAGAACACGGTGCCGCCCGTCGCGCTAACCATAGAGCGGCTGGCCAGCATCCCCGCCCTGTTGCGCCACTGGTCGATCGTCCTCGCGGGCAACTTCGCGGGCGGTGCCCTCGGTGCGGTCGCGCTGACGTGGGGTGGGGTCTTCGACGAGCCAGCGGCCACCGCAGCGATGGAACTGGCCGAAAAGGGCGTCGCAACGCCGTGGTGGTCGCTGTTCTCCAAGGCGGCGTTCGCGGGTCTGATCGTCGCCGGTGTCGTCTGGATCGTCTACGCCTCACAGGACACCATCTCGCGGCTCGTCGTCGTCTACATGGCCTTCCTCGCGATCCCGCTTGGGAATCTGTTTCACGTCGTCGTCTCCTTTACCGAGATGGTCTACATCGTCCTGGCCGGTGAACTCGCTTTGCTGGTCGGCATCACCGATTTCGTCCTGCCGGTCTTGCTCGGCAACACCATCGGCGGTATCGTACTGGTCACTGTCGTCAACTACTTCCAGACAAGTGAGCATCGCCTCGAGTCGGCCCGCTTCGAGGGCTCCGACCGCCAACTCTCGATCCGGGAGTGGCTGTTCGGGAACTACGTGGGCCGGTCGTACGTGCCGTTGATCGACACCGCCGAGACTCACGCGACCGGCAACGGTGACTACCGCGTGGTCGTGCCGATCGCGAATCCGCGAACCGAGTCGACGATCGTCGACCTCGCCTGTACCCTGGCCAGTGGCCACGAGAACGCGACGGTTCACGCCGTCCATATCGTCCAGATGCCGGGCCGTGCCTCGATGCGCTACGGGGCCGGCCAGACCGACCGAATCGTCTCCCAGTCCGAACAGCGGATGGAAACCGTCCGCCAGCGAGCGCGATCCTACGACGTCGACTACGAGACGTCGACGGTCGTCTCCCACCGCTCGTTCGAGGACGTCTTCCACACCGCGGAACGCGAGCGCGCCGACCTCGTGGTCCTCGGCTGGGGTGACGATCGACCGTGGGGCGAGGGGCGTGCCGAAGGCCGGCTGGACGAACTGACCAGTAACCTCCCCTGTGACTTCCTCATCCTCAAGGATCGGGATCTGGATACCTCGCGTGTCCTCCTCTCGACCGCTGGCGGACCGGATTCGGATCTGAGCGCCGAGGTCGCGCGGACGCTTCGCGACCAGGCCGACGCGGAGATCACGCTCCAGCACGTCGTCGCCAGCCCGGCCGACCGCGAGCGTGGCGAACAGTTCCTCACCGAGTGGGCCACAGAACGCGACCTCGAGGACGCCGAGATCGTTGTCGACGACTCCGGCGACGTCGAACGGGCAATCTGTCGACAGGCCGAAGATCACTCGCTCATCCTCATGGGCGCGACCGAGGAGGGTGTAATCTCGCGGCTGATGAGCGACTCACTGCACATGGACGTCGTCAACGAGGTCGACAGTTCGGTGTTGCTCGCCGAGCGACCGAGCGATCGTACCGTCCTCCAGCGGCTGTTCGGCCACTGGTAGCTCGGTTACACGTCTCGTCGCCGTTTTCGCGTCCAAAAAACGGACACGGCATTCGGACGTTGGTGACCGATCTCCGATGCCGTTGCGATCAGTTGCGGGTGAACACGTTCTTGATTCGCGAGACGATACCGTTGTCGTCGGTGCGGTTCGTCTCTCGATCGTCGTGTTCGTCCGCCAGAGGCACGCGGGCGTACGATCACCGTTCCACTAAAAACGACGGGGATCCGACAGCTGTCGTCGATTGTGTTACCACGTACTGTTTTTTCACCCGCCCGCGTACGGCCTGTTATGGAGTATACGACCCTCGGTTCCACCGGAATGGAAGTCAGTCGCATCTGCCTGGGCTGTATGAGCTTCGGCTCGAGCGACTGGCGCGAGTGGGTCTTAGACGACGAAGAGAGCAAAGCGATCATCGACCGGGCGATCGACCTGGGGATCAACTTCTTCGATACCGCGAACATGTACTCGAAGGGCGAATCCGAGCGGATCTTAGGTAAAGCGCTCGAGGGCCACCGCGAGGAGTCGGTCGTCGCCACGAAGGGCTACTTCCAGATGCGCGAGGACGACCCGAATTCGGGTGGCCTCTCCCGAAAGGCGATCGAACAGGAACTTGCGGCCAGCCGCGAACGACTGGGGATGGACACGATCGATCTCTACCAGATTCACCGCTGGGATGACGAGACACCGATCGAGACGACGCTGCGCGCACTCGACGACGCCGTTCGTCGTGGTCACGTTCGCTACATCGGTGCCTCCTCGATGTGGGCCCACCAGTTCGCCGACGCGTTACACACGAGCGACCGGTTCGGCCTCGAGCGGTTCGTCACGATGCAAAATCACTACAACCTCGTTTACCGCGAGGAAGAACGCGAGATGCTGCCGCTCTGTGCGAAGGAGAACGTGGGCGTCGTCCCGTGGTCGCCGCTGGCCCGTGGCTATCTGACGCGCCCCCACGAGGAAGTCGACGCGACGACCCGCGGCGAGACCGAGGAGCACCTGTACGACCACCCCTATCGCGACGGCGGTGGGCCGGAGATCAACGACCGCGTCGCGGAAGTCGCCGCCGATAAGGGCGCGACGATGGCTCAGATCGCCCTCGCGTGGTTGCTCCACAAAGACTGGGTCGACGCCCCCATCGTCGGGACGACCAGTGTCGAACACCTAGAGCAGGCCGTCGAAGCCCTCGAGATCGACCTGTCGGCCTCGGATATGGCCTATCTCGAGGAGCCCTACGAGCCGGTGCCGGTGTCCGGTCACAGCTAACTCGGTTCGGGAGCCGAGTTCAGTGGTTCCTATTCGTCGGCCGCTTCGTTCGAGGAGACCGCGAGAACCGGGGCCGATGCGTGTCTGAGCAGCCGTTCGGTCGTGCTTCCGAGTAACAGCCGATCGAGGCCGCTTCGACCGTGCGTTCCCATCACGACCAGATCGATCCCGTGGTCGTCGATGTACTCGAGCAGTTCGGTGCCGGGCCGACCCTCGAGCACGGCGGTCGTAGCCGCCAGTCCATCCTCTCGAGCCCGCGCTGCGATCTCGTCCGTCGCGTTCTGGCGCTCGGTCTCGAGCTGCTTCACGATCTCCGTCGGCGGTGAGAGTGTGGGACTGGCCGCCATATCACCGGTGTCGAGGACGGTGACGGCGTGGACGCGCGCATCGGCTGCGCGTGCGAGCTCGAGGCCGTGGTCGACTGCGGCCCCTGCGGCGTCGCTGCCATCGGTCGGGACGAGGATCTCTTCGTAGCCGTCGCTCGGCTCGGCCTGTTCGGTCCCTCGAACGGTCAGGACGGGGCAGTCTGCGTTGCGAACGACGTGTTCAGTGACGCTGCCGGCCACGAAGCGACTCACACCACTTCGACCGTGGGTCCCCATTACGATCAGGTCGGCGTCGATATCAGCCGCGTACGAGATGATCTTCTTTTTGGGTTCACCCTCGAGAACCGCAGTCTGAACCGCGATCGAGTCGTCGGCCATCGTCTCGATCGCCTCGACGGCGCGTTCGGCACCGTCCTCGAGTTGGCTGATGAACTCTTTACGGACGCTGCCGGAACTGAGCAGGCCACTCGCGGCACTCGTGTCGACGACGCTGACCGCATGGACCGTGGCGTCGAACCAGTCTGCGAGCGTCAGGGCCTGCTCGACCGCTCGAGCGGCGTGGTCGCTCCCATCAGTCGGGACGAGAATGGTATCGTACATGAACGAACGTACTCGAGATTCGCCTCGCAACCGCATAAAGGCGGTTTGCCGTTCCCGATCGCTGCAAGTGTCGGTTAAAATCCAGCGACGAGAGCGACGCCCACCACGGCATGCCAGTCGACGGTGGCAGCCACGTATTTCGGCTCGGATGTCGGGGCCGGTGGGCGACGGACGATCGCATCCCACAGAAACACCGTTGCGACCACCGCGCCGGAGCAGTCCGACGGTGAATGCTACCGAAGGATGGAGTCCAACAGCGGCTCCGACGAGCAGTGCTGCAAGCATCCCGCCGAGAAGACGATCGTAGTTGTCGATAGGTCTGTCGTCTTTCAGACTCGAGACGGAAACGGAACCGCACAATTGCCGGTTTGGCGAGCGTCGGCGGTCGGACCGATCAGGACAGCCGTGCGGCGATGTCGGCTTCGGTGATGATACCGACGGTTTCGCCGGCCTCGGTGATCATCACGGCCTTGTAGTGCTCGAGCAGGTTGCTGATCTCGTCCAGCGTGGCGTCTTTCGAGACGGTCGGGAAGCTCTCGCTCATGTGGTCTTCGACGGGTTCGTCGCGGGCCTCCGAGTCGAGGTGGACAAGATCGGTCTGGCTGATCGAGCCGACCGGAATCCCGTCCTGGATAACCGCAAGCTGTGAGTAGGCTTCTTCTTCCATCTTCCGGGCGGCCTCGCTGACGGGGTCATCGGGAGAGACGTTAACGACGGCCTCGTTCATCAGGTCTTCGGCGCGGATGACGTCGCTTTCGGCCTTCTCCAGGGCGTTGACGATTCGCCGGAGCGTCGAGAGGCGCGGATCGACGTCACCACCCTCGATCCGGGCGATCAACGGCTGGGAGACGTCGGCGGTCTCCGCGAGTTCGCTCTGAGTGAGTCCGAGTTCGGTACGGCGTTGCCGGAGGTCGGCAGGCGTCGGGAGTTCCATATCGTACAATAACTACGGGTTATAGAAAGAACTTTGGGTGGGTCCACCACCCCACACCGGCCCGCGCCGTAGACGATCGAATGCCAGTAAGACGATAGCAGTCGCAAAAGACGGTCGAGTCTACACGACTGACCTTCGGATAGCGGTATCCGTCGGTATTATTCGTCGTCCGGAACTTCGACGACCTCGACGACCGACAGTGGGACATCCCGCAGTGCCCCGCCGACCTCGCTCTTTGCGATCCGGGAGGCGTGTTCCTCGCTATCAGCGTTGAAGACCTCCATCTCGAGTCCGAGGCCGACGAGTGCGGTGTCGGCTGCAATAAAGGCGGAGTCGAACGGTTCGCCACAGGCCGGACAGCCCGTCGCGCCGACCTCGACCTCGACGTAGTCCATGTCTTCGCTGTTGAGTCGCTTCCCGGCTTCGCTGACGGCGACACCGATCGCGTCGTCGATCTGCTCGACGTCACGAACGAGCCATGCCGCTTCCATCGCGACGAGATAATTGCCCATACAGCGTAGTCGGTCCGGGGGGTTTCCTGTCTTGCGGTTCGTCGGCGCTGTCGCCCGCTCGACGCGCGCGCCGCCGATTCCGACGCGCACGTCAGTCGGATGATTCCCATAAGTTACGAGAAATCCCCGGATCAATTGCCGTCGACATACCCGTACATCGACGCGAGTGTGACTCGAGTTGCTCCCACCACAACTGTAGTTGAATCGCAAGCAGGCGCCGACCCAATAGCTAATTAACAATCATTATGTATTCTATGTTTCAGCAATGCTTATATATGGCCTCCGTCTGAGCACGACTGAACGCTGATGATATCCCGCGCGTACCACGCGACGCTGTTCGCACTGTACCAACTCTGTATCGTGATCGGCATCGCGGCGATGCCGCTCGCGATCGCCGCCCGACAGGCCGGGTTCACCCTGCCGATCCACCGCGTCCTCGCCACCGTCGAAGACGCGTACGAAGCCACGCAGCGCTGATCGACGCTGACTGATTTTCGGACCGCTGGCCGACGAGCCACCGCCCTCGCGGGCACACGCCGAATAGTCGCTTTGAGCCGCCGCTCTGCTCGCCGGA from Natrinema sp. HArc-T2 encodes:
- the cobN gene encoding cobaltochelatase subunit CobN; this encodes MTRIGIYTATENELGSIGQAAERLEGIELVVRSESDLDEEADVEEFVEELRDAAAAIFWLHGAEDSMPGYDYATGALEDAGVPLIVKATGDAYAVEDTTVATEHRELAYDYLEKGGTINVANLCRFLAAEYEGRDVDYDEPAELPTEGVYHPDHPGIEYEELLATHDPDRPTVAVWFYESHWTHENTRYVDAQVRALEEQGANALPIFCNPATDTDEQEDAEWVTDNWLLDDAGKPVVDAVLSSFMFSLSMDERGRSADDEGSSAEDVFLDRLGVPVLQTVTTMRSRSRYESSDTGVMGFELALSVALPEFDGNVITHPISGKERTDDEAGIGSAPKHHFPIEDRIDHATRLAVNWAELRHTPNEDKQVAVVLHNYPPSDDGIGTAFGLDSPESTVNLLEELDARGYDLGDDMPEDGQTLVEKLTAQLTLEDRWVAPEDVRDLSVDVVAPDTYADWFSNTDERFQENIIEEWGEVPDRPFAIPGVEFGNVLVTVQPPRGFGMDPSKVYHDSDLQPPHDYYAFYGWLRNTFEADGVVHLGTHGSLEWLPGKTVGLNGASAPDQLIDDIPNVYPYIVNNPGEGTQAKRRSYAAIVDYLTPVMRNAGTYDELSELEELANQYREAGMEDARADDGEHLETLIREKVADLDLAVELGIAGTIDEKADVRGPDEAGTTLAEGDVDGDDLAIDDLVERVHEYLTDVKTTQIRLGLHTMSEPPQGERLVEYLVALTRLENPGSPSLRESVAGALGVDYETMLDSPGTYDDDLGMTYAEAADIVYETSVDLLETLAAHDFDVPVSELEGGPDDEVNINLMIVDLETIGDAKAKPGAHDDLREVLAYVCEEAQPRVQGAEDEIPRTADALSGEYVPPGGSGAPTRGGVDLLPTARNFYTLDPRKVPAKAAWQVGKEVAEGVLERHHDENDEYPEEIGVVAWGTPTVRTRGETIAQVLAMMGVEPQWTDAGRIDDVEPIPLEELDRPRIDVTTRVSGLFRDAFPAAAGVIHDAVDAVVDLDEPHEMNYVKKHVEEEAEELQDEEDLDESDARKAAKHRVFTTTPGGYGAGTNKAVDEGNWDDRSDLASVYVQWGGYAMGSRGRVSDAHDAFERRLSSVDATVKLEDTMEQDEFDSSDWYAFHGGFISAVSEISGEEPASYVGDSSDPDNVDVYTNEEKVRKAMRSRVLNPDWLESMEEHGYKGAGDLSTTVDVTLGWDATTGVVSDTLWEEVAEKFAFDEERQEWMRDVNPWALESITDTLLEAIDRDLWDADDETIDRLRDINLEVEGDLEAQTTNEAVGAEVTTDD
- a CDS encoding VWA domain-containing protein, with protein sequence MVANAGGKKLSSLPFPAIVGQDELKRVLLAVAANDGLDGALITGEKGTAKSTAVRALVDLLPEQRAVADCPYGCSPDDSSQQCEDCRERDPEELPVETRPVPLVTLPLGATRDRVVGTLSVEDALAGEADFDPGLLARANRGILYVDEVNLLDDHLVDVILDAAASGVNTVERDGISVSHPADFTLIGTMNPEEGELRPQLRDRFALQATVEGCREIDDRVEIIDRTLDLDDGPGSDPDPATAYADEVAALRDDLAAARERLANVELPNDFKAEIADLCLAAGVDGHRGDVATARTAMTLAALEGRETVIESDIHEAATYTLPHRLRSTPFEDEPDLDDLLEDRFDEESPDEADSEGDGDNDDGDGDGDGDESDLEPEAGEGDEGGDHEAADDASDGGDGEESDDGPERGPERGEQPAPANQSPAETGDGGSDDDSSDRDSESDESPHDEEDETAQPLVPGQQRAEIGEAAAPDLETPTIDGTEGPTATGSRASTAPSTDNRGARVRTEPASGEGSIDAAASVRSAAARGESRVAKQDLRQSVRAGETSVTIVFAVDASASMRPAMRTAKGVVLELLRDSYEHRDQVAFVAFAGEDADVLLPPTDSVSLAARHLKDLPSGDRTPLPAGLETSRQVLERADTDAAVVVLVTDGRANVADGSPTAATRKAARALAMDDTRVIVVDAGDDSRAGLSELVANETDGEVVDLSRLSVERVRAAAERVADESQRS